The DNA region tctttttattttaaggattttgtttgatattttccatttccttatcTAAAATCAATAAAGTTAGTTGGTGACTCTGTTAAATCATTTTCGTGAGCGTGCAAACACTTCGCGAAtgatcgtatttttcgagatgcgacacttAGGTACTTGAGTGACATTGTAACTCATGGTCTTATCTTAGCACATGCCAATTCCATGCAGAAATTATCACTAAGAACCTATAAGGATTCAGATTCGGCTAGTGATCCTAATGATACACGATCAACATCTGACTCACGTGTGTATTTTGGACCTAATCTAGTTGCTTGGAGTTCAAAGAAGTATTCCCTGTTGCACGATGCAACACAGAGAATGAGTACATGGCTTTGGCACACGTAACATATGAAGTGCTGTGAATTAAGTCTATCTTGAATGAGTTGCATATCAATTACTTGCTGCTTACACTTCTCTATGACAACCTCAGTGCAATAATATTGTCTCACAATTCAATCTTATATGTTCGCAATAAACACATTGAGTTGGACATTCATTTTATCCGTGAGAGAGTGTGAGATAAAAGGTGCAGATCTAACATGTTCCAACTTATGCACAAATTGCCAATGTACTTACAAAACTGTTACCTACAAATCTCTTCACTAGCTTTCTGACAAGATTAAAGTTGATTCATTCAAACCATCATGAACTCAAGAGGAAGTATTAGAGATTAGTTATGGTAGTTAATAATTAATTATAGTAGTTATGGATTTTAACTAGTCTCAAGATATAAGGTGTAACTACCTTGAACATGAACCATCGTACATAAGTGTAAGTACTGACTTTACTATGTTATGATGATAATATATATCAAATAGTAATGGTACATATACACACAATTGTAAATGCCAAATGTTGTCTACGTGTCAATTAACAACATGTGTTATCTTATAATTACGAGCCCCTATTCATATTGAATTTAAAAAGTTTGTAGACGAATTAAATTGAATTAAATCGTATATTTTTAGTCTCAAAATATAagttatttttataaaataaagaaaaattgtgatttattttataattttttttaataatatgAAAAAGATAAATTAAAATTATAGAAATTAAATAGAGGTAACAATAAAATCGTACAAACCGGTTTCTCACCTCAAACACTTGATTATGATTATTCTCGATCTACACTTTATCAAAAGCAACCACCGAACACACATACTACGATAAAAATTGTATCAGGATACAAAGGACTTAGAGCATCTCCGATGTATATAATTAATTTGTGTTGCTTAATTTTTTTATGGGATCACAAATGCCACTTTAGATGTAAGCATTTGATTAATATTCACTCCAATGGTAATGCTTAACTTCATtaaatttttaataataaattaataatatcTTTTTGTATAGGAATAGTAAAATATTAAATATACACCCCTCATTCATCCGCCCACACGTATCTTTTACCTCCAGCTCCAAAATTTGAAACATCTCTACGTCTCATTTTGCATTCAATTCAAGTCCAATTTGAGTCCCAAATCACATCTAAATTCGAACTTTGTCTCACCATAAAACAATTTCATATCTCCAATTCTCTTTCCTCAAAACAACTTTGTCTCTTAACTCCTCCTTCTTTTTAGTATTCATCTTGAAACCATCTCTTAAACTCACCATAAAGTCTGTATTTTTGAAacatttttctctctcttttttctTCCTTTAAAATGAATATGGTTTTCaaatttcttttcctttttcatcTATGAATTTTAGTTGGGATGTGAaaagttttattattttttaatgaTAAGCaatattgttttttttttcttcaggAGGAAAATGACAAACATATTTAAGCAAGGAGACTCCCAACTATATATGTAGTATTATTGACTTTCACGTATTACACTTCAACCTTAATACATGTCTATATTATAAATTGACGTGTATATTTAAAAATGTTTTATTTTATGTTAGATCAAATTGAATGTCACTCAATAAAAATACACACAATTAACTTTCTATTTTACGTGTCACTATATCATGATAATATCTATTTTATTGTAATCaataattctttttttttaaatatgaattttttcttcaatttcttttttcattttaaatttacatttatatttaaatatattttatattatattaaataaatttatctGCGAAAACCATGCATTAGATATGTTGCTAGTTTGCTTAAAAAAGAAATTTACTGTTTGATATCAATCCAAATTAACCTGGCCTTTGGTCTTTGTACACCACTTAGATGAAgtattttaatttttaatttttaatttttaatttctATAATTTCTATCAAAACTCTAGAAGTTGTTCCAAAActtattaaaattaattatataattaaattcaaatgatTAACAAGCTCTACTTAAAGATAAATCTttccaaaaaaatttaaatttaaaatttatcTAAAAAAATTCTTGACTCAActatatttatttttctttaacCTCTAGAATATAAATATTTTTGTCTATAAATCTCATATATAAATTGATATTGTTTTGTAATTTTTGTAATTATGTGTGTGAATTTTTTAATAGTTATATTTATTTCGactataaattttaaaaaataatttttttgagatttataaaaaaaatatttaatttaatttaatttatacTAGTACAGTAGTATACAATAATGAATATTCCATTTTAAAAAATGATTGGTGTGTTTACAACTCCGAGGAATCAAataagaaaatagaaaaaaaatcaagaataaaacaaaaaacgaaaagatacaaaacaaaacaaacacacTCCTTTGGcgcacacacaaacacacacaatCACTCATTACTTTCTTCCTTCCCTATTCTTCTCCTTTCTCTCTCAATCTTGTTCTTCTTTTTCCATTTCATTCTTCAAATTCTTCTCCAACCACACAAACCAAACCCGCTCATTTTAACCGGGTCAATGACCCTAACCCAAAACCAACCCACTAACCCAATTCCCCAAACCCGAAACCCAAAAACCCAATCTTCATCTTCTCGAAGCGGCATGAAACTAATCGTGCCTCTTCAAGGTGTAGTTCAAGGTCGCAGTGGCTTTCTCCTCGGTATTTCAATTCCTTGTGCTCTCTTTTACTTCCTTCAACTTTACCTCAAACGACGTCGTCCTAATCCTAAcccttcttctccttcttcttcttctcccaCTCTTCTTCTTACAAGGTCTTCTTCCAGGTCTAATCTATCCTCTCGCGGATCAATTTCGCGTGTTCGTCTTTCTAGACTCGCTACGGTTCTATCTAAGCCTGATGATTCTCTTTATTATCTCGGGTTGGAGAGAGTTTCGCAGGATCCTTATGATGTTTTTCGTAACCCTAATGGGATTATTCAGCTAGGTTTGTCTGATAATAAGGTGATTGTTGCTTTCGGAATTTACGATGTTATGTTTTTTTTTGTCGTTTTGTTTTGGTGTAATTAATTATGTTGTGGCTTTGTTTTGTTTACTGTAGTTGTGTTTTGATTTGATTGAGAAATGGTTGGTGAAGAATTTGGAGGGATCAATGATGGGGAATGGTGATATCAATTTGAGTATTAATGGAATTGTGCCTTATCAACCTCATCATGGATTGAATGAATTGAAAATTGTAAGTtgtttttaattatatatttgattttttatttgCTGTCATTGTGCTGGATTGTATTTTGTTTTTTGTTTGCTGCGCTGGAATAGAGGAGGGTTTCAGGGGTTTTATGAGACACAATGGTGTCACTCAAGATGACATAATTTTTTTTATCGGAATGCTGTAAGAGTTGTGCGGGTCAAAATGTTGGCGGTTAAGAATCAACACGAGAATAAAATAAGTGTAGCAGAGATGAGGGTGTTGCGTTGGATGAGTGATAAGATTAGAAAGGGCAGAGTGTTGGGGTATCATCTATAATAGAAAAGATAGTCGAAAGTAGATTTAGGTGGTTTGAGCATGCAGAGAAAAGATCAATAGATTATATAGTAAGGAGAGTAGATCAGCTGGAGAGAAGTTAAACAATTAGAGGAAGAGAAAGACCTGGAAAAACTATAAGAGAAGTTATTAAGACCTCGAGATTAATGATTTGGATTGAAGCATGTTTCTGGATAGAAGAACATTATGGCGAAACTTGGCCATGTAGCCGACCCCATTTAGTCGGATGTTTTTGCTTGCTGTGGTGATGTGATGTTCTACAATGTCTgtatgtttttttttgttatcCTGTTATTGTGTTATGTTTCTTCAATTCCGTCTTTATATTTAGTTTTTGGCTTTAAAAGAGATTTTCACTGTAAACTAGTTTTTCACTTTATTGTTGTTTATTGTTGTTGCTGTTCTTGTTGATGATTAtgattttctttttttaattagATGAATTGAAATGGCAATGGTCGATCTTTAGAGTTTAGATTACTTCACTTGGTCATGGAGACTCTGATCCCTTAATCAATTATTCCTGAAGTTTAAGATGTTTAGTAAGGGAATTGATGGTTTTGTAGGGTTTCTGACATTCCGGAGAATCAAACCTCTAACCTTCCGGTGTTGTCAATCGCAGATTGCGGAAAGTACATCATCCTTGAAATTCCGCTATGCTATAATACTATAACGATGCTATAGCCTCTATTTGAAAACACTATGTACTTAATAGCGTATTGTAGAACAATGACGATATGTTGAAATTCGACTCTGCCGTATCGCTGCTATAGCTGCTATTTGACAACACTTTTCCCATGTCGGAGCTAAGGCTAGTCGAGCTATAAGATATTTAGTTGAAATGTTTTCATTAAAGTTACTAGTAGCGTTAGTGTATGTTACTTCTCGTTATGTTAATTATAGAATTTGAGCTTTTAGAGTTGCTTCATTTCACAATTCTTTATTAATGTACATGGTCATTGTTAGCTTCTGAAAATAAGCACTTTTATTGTCAAATAGCTGATATTGTGACGCTATAGCATTATAGTGTAGTGGAGTTTGAACAAACCGCTATTTTCTGCAAGCCATGATTGACAAACTTATCGTTAGCCATGATTCATATAAAGATATCATGGCGACGTTTGACCCTATCTAGAGGGAGAAGATTTTGATGGTGGTTGTATTTATAAGTTGTTTTAAATTTTGTTATTTGGAAAACTTTGCTCGCTACCGATCTATATTTGATGTTAGTTCATTATGGTCATGccattgtttgtttgtttgttaaaCTTTTGTTGTTTGCTTTGATTTTTGAAGGCCTTGGCAGATTTTATGCGTCAGGTTATGGGAGGATCAGTGGAATTTGACCCGTCGAACATGGTACTAACATCGGGAGCAACTCCTGCAATTGAGATACTATCCTTCTGCTTGGCAGATCAAGGAAACGCGTTCCTTGTCCCTACGCCTTATTATCCAGGGTAATCAACGACTCTTTCTTATACCATCGCATCATATCTATGTAGCACCGACAACACTTTAGACATTGACATATCCAGTTACATTGATCACTAccattttttcaaattattatcaTTGGCGGTGGCAATGTCTTGGCGTGAGTGTCATGTTTGGTGTCATGTCTTTTTCATCGCTTCATAGATTTAAAAGCTAATTAAAAGTAACTATGCAGCTTTGACAGGGACGTAAGATGGCGTCCAGAGATAGACTTAATACCTGTTCACTGTCGAAGTACCGACAATTTCAGCCTAAACATCACTGCTCTTGAACAAGCGTTTAGTCAGGCAAGAAAACGAGGAGTCAAAGTCCGAGGAATTCTCATCTCCAACCCTTCGAATCCTGTCGGCAATATTCTTACACCGGATATGCTTTTCAGTCTTCTAGACTTTGCCGAAGATAAAAACATTCATATCATTGCTGACGAAGTATTTGCAGGCTCCACCTACGGAAGTGAGGAGTTCGTGAGTATAGCCGAAGTTCTTGATTCCGAATACATAGATAAAAGCCGTGTTCATATAATATACAGCCTGTCAAAAGACCTCTCGATTGCCGGCTTTAGAGTCGGGGTTATACATTCATACAACCAAGCTGTTTTGGAAGCTGCCAAAAAAATGAGTAGATTTTCATCCATATCCGCTCCGACACAAAGGTTAGTCACTTCAATGCTTTCAGATAAACGATTCATTCAGGAATACATTGAAACCAACCGGAATAGAATAAGACGCGTACACGACGAGTTTGTGGATTGTTTAAATAAACTAGGAATCAAGTGTGCTAAGAGCAGCGCCGGTATGTTCTGTTGGGCCGATATGACCGGATTAATCAAACCTTATAGTGAGAAAGGAGAACAAGAATTATGGGAGAAGTTTATCAATGTCGCAAAGATCAATATAACTCCTGGATCGGCTTGCCATTGCATAGAACCAGGATGGTTTCGTATTTGTTTTACAACTATTTCGTTCGAGGAAATCCCTCTAGTTATTGAAAGGATTAGAAAAGTTGTTGAAAGTTGTAAATCTTCAAGTTGAAGTTCCATTATTTTTTCTGAACATAATGATCATTGCCTCATGTTGATGCTGATTTATAAATTTTTTGGGTAGGAAAGTTTACATCCCGTAGTTATCATCAAGCTCAGATTTCTCGAATGCGGGATTTTTATTACATAGGTTGAAAAATCGTTTTCGACGAAAAAAACACAATTATAAGGAGAGGACATGCTTCCATTGGATCATTCTTTTATTAATGTAGTAAATAGATAGATTTCAAAAGAGACTTGTTTTAGTAAATTAGTAGAGTTGGTtttgaagtcattctttgaaATTGTACTTTTAGACCACATAGTTTGTTTGAGAGTTTACTTTTGAACACAAAATATTCATAATTTTTAGATGTGTAGAGATGAAGTAATGTAGATGTGTACAAAATTTCCTAATTTTATGGTTTCATGTTTCATATATTCAAACATATTATCATGATATTTGGATGACTTGATTTAGCCACCTAGGTGTTTGATAAACTTTTGATAAATTTGGAGTTTCTAGTTTCCTATATATCAAAAGATGTAAATTGTGACAATACAAAGACTATAAACTCTTGACTTCAATTTTGATTTTGAATGTTTTAAAGTTCGTTTTCAAATTTTCATCTACATCTTTCTTGTACATCTTGATTCTCTTGATAATTCAAATTCATAAGTTTTACAAATCAATTATATTATGAACATCAATCTTTATATTAAGTGGGTTCAAATACATTGTTTAAATTCTACCATTTTCTATCCAATTTGTTAatttcaaattttttaaaattaatttctCTAATAGTTTTTATAGGCATTCTTCTATCTGATCTATTCTCATTATAACAACAACATGTACATCTATTCTCTTTACATATTTAAACCATCTAAGTAGGAATGTACAGAGGATTGGATCGGATTTGATCTAACTCGTTATCCAACCCGTTCAAATTTCAATAGATTGAATTCGTCGTCCAACCTACAATTTTATTATCAAAATCGACCCGATTCAACCCGTTCATTTATGTGTTAGTTTGAGTTGGATTCGTGGATTGTgtttcaaataatttttttttatgattCTTTTTGTCGGTTTAAATTCTTTTTAACACAACTCAATACAATCATACTCATTCATAACAGTCAAATTCGATAAAACACAtcatataatatctaataaaattcatCCACACGACATAACATTTgataatagtataaaattcaacAAGACATATTATTTCAATAAAATACATAAATTGCAAatgatacaaaagaaaataagaaacaacatttaattttaaaattacaTAAACTCATTGGTTTAATAGTATTATTGGTGAAAAATAAAAcgtttaaaaaaaattatgattattagtgagatattaattttatatatttatttaaaataataataagaATAAGAAGAAATTATTAAATTACATTAAGGACTTGAGTCGACGGGTCTGCTGATCGCAAAACTCAAATCCGATATATGAACCAAAATTATACGGGTTGTTATGGCATGAGTTGTGTATACACGTAAATGAATAAGTTCAGGTAATTTATGAGTTAGTTCGGTTTGGGTCAGCGACTTCGTGGGTCGACCCACATCCATGAACACTCCTACATCTATGTCTATTTCTACCATTTTTTCTTTTATAGATGCTATTATAACATTCTCTAATATTTGGTTGGATCAACGGGTTGTAAAACTCAAATCCGATATCCGAACCAAAACTATACAAATTGTTATGGCTAGGGTTATGTATACCAGTAAATGAATGAGTTCGAATAATTTATGAGTTGGTTCGATTTGGATCAGCGTGTTCGTGGGTCAACCCGCACCCATGAACACTCATACATCTAAGTCTATTTTCTACATTTTTTCTTTTATAGATGCCATTTTAACATTCTTTAATATTAGGTTGGGTAAACGGGTCAGTGGATTGCAAAACTCAAATCCGATATCCAAACCAAAATTATACGGGTTGGTATGACTGTGTATACCCATAAATGAATGAGTTCGGATAATTAATGATTTGGTTCGGTTTGGGTCAGCGAATTCGTGGATCGATCCGCATTCACAAACACTCCTACATTTAAATCTATTTTCTACCATTTTTCTTTTATAAATGCTATTCTAACATTCTCTAATATCGTCTTTTCTAACATTCAGTTACAAAGCCTAAAAAACCTACGAAGGTGAAAAGATTTCACCAATATTTTTGTTTTAGGTTTTCAATTAATCTCTAATTAAAATTGTTGAATAATACCAAACTACTCACAAGTATTTTCTGAATTATGTCTCAcatattttttttcaaaaaagaAATCTAAGAGTTTCAAAGAAGTTTCGTAAAAAAAGGAGAAGATAAAGAGATAATTTGTTTCTCACTTTAGAATTTTTGGCTAACATAAAACTTAGAAACTTATCAGCATGTACACCGAAGGAGCACTTAGTGAGATTTAGGTGCATGTTGTAGTTCATGAATGATTCAATATGATGTATTCTATGTCTATAGTATGACTCTTCTTTTTTTGATGTCTTTACTTTCATGTCATCGATATATACCTCTAGCTTGCACCCTATTTGCTATGAGAATATCATGTATATTAGCCTTTGATAGGTGGTATATGTGCTTTTTAGTCAAAAGGGCATGGCATTGTAGTAATAATTGTCGTGAATGGACATGAATGTCGTCTTAGGTGTGTCTATAAGATCCATATTGATCTTATTGTAGCCATAATAGACATCCATGAAACTCAATGTTTTGTAGCCTTAGGATCCGTCAATCAGGAGATCTATGTTGGGTAAGGGATATATTTCTTTAAGGAAAGCAGTATTAAGGTCAATGAAATCGACACACATGCATCATTTGTTTGATGACTTCATCACCGAAACTATGTTAGCCAACCAAGATTGGTATTTTACCTCACTTGTAAAATTAGCGCTTTTGTACTTCTTCATCAATGGTCGCTTCTCCTCGTCTACCTTGTGTCTCCTCTAAGACACTAGCTTCACTCTGGAATCAATTGTGAGGTGGTGGCATGCCACTCTTGTATCTATTTCTAACATGTTAGAGGGTGCCTAAGCATACAAGTCGATGTTCCTCCTTAATAGGGAGACCGACTTTTCCTCCTATGAATCAGATAAGGAGGTTCCTATCTTGGTGACTTGATGATCTAAGAGACCAATCTAGACTTTCTTTAGGTCCTCAATGGTAGTGAGCttctcattttttatccctaatcTAGGGTCCTAGCTTGTGACATCTAACTGGCGTGCTTCTGGTTAGGGGCAGTGTCTACGACGACATTATCCCTTCTCATTTCCAAGATATTTTGATAGAATTCTTGGACGTTCTTCTGGCCCCTTTAAACTAATCCAACTCGCTCGTCAAGTAATGGATAATTCAGGCTCA from Lathyrus oleraceus cultivar Zhongwan6 chromosome 1, CAAS_Psat_ZW6_1.0, whole genome shotgun sequence includes:
- the LOC127130896 gene encoding probable aminotransferase ACS12; its protein translation is MTLTQNQPTNPIPQTRNPKTQSSSSRSGMKLIVPLQGVVQGRSGFLLGISIPCALFYFLQLYLKRRRPNPNPSSPSSSSPTLLLTRSSSRSNLSSRGSISRVRLSRLATVLSKPDDSLYYLGLERVSQDPYDVFRNPNGIIQLGLSDNKLCFDLIEKWLVKNLEGSMMGNGDINLSINGIVPYQPHHGLNELKIALADFMRQVMGGSVEFDPSNMVLTSGATPAIEILSFCLADQGNAFLVPTPYYPGFDRDVRWRPEIDLIPVHCRSTDNFSLNITALEQAFSQARKRGVKVRGILISNPSNPVGNILTPDMLFSLLDFAEDKNIHIIADEVFAGSTYGSEEFVSIAEVLDSEYIDKSRVHIIYSLSKDLSIAGFRVGVIHSYNQAVLEAAKKMSRFSSISAPTQRLVTSMLSDKRFIQEYIETNRNRIRRVHDEFVDCLNKLGIKCAKSSAGMFCWADMTGLIKPYSEKGEQELWEKFINVAKINITPGSACHCIEPGWFRICFTTISFEEIPLVIERIRKVVESCKSSS